In Xylanibacillus composti, the genomic stretch AATAATGCCCTTCCAACTTCCTACTGGGAAGCGAAAGGGCTGAAGAGTTTGCTTTCTCGTTACTTGGAACTTCGTCAACCTTACGGAACCGCCTAGTGCGGACCCGCATGCTAGGTGGTGTGAGAGGACGGGGGCTAGCCGCCCCCTCCTACTCGATCTTGTTCCGGGTTGTGCTCATGAGGCCGGCACGCCGCGCAACGATCCCTTTCGGGCTTCACGCCACATGGCGAGATGTTCTCCGTCTGGAGACCGAGTAAAAATTACTGCCGGGGCCTTCTTTTCTAAAAGAAGCAAAAACGATACACTGACTATAGATGAAGGAGGCTCAGCTATGAATGGTTACTATTGGAATCGGGTGTTCATCGGACTGCTTTTGATCGGGATTGGCGGCATTTTTCTGGTGAACCGCATCTATGGATTGGATATAAATATCGGCTATATTTTCAAGACCTACTGGCCCTTAATCCTTATTTACTTCGGGCTGGCCGGCATGATTCAGCATAGGAGATGGCATGATGGGTTCGACGGATCGATCTTCTGGAACTTGATCTATATCGTACTCGGCCTTTACTTTCTCGGAAGAAATTTGGATTTGCTTCACTTTGGCTTTGGCGACTTGATTATGTATGCCATTCCAGCGGTTCTGATCCTGGTTGGCCTTCAGATGATCTTCCGTCCGTCTTCCCACAAGCACAGCGGGAGCAAGCATTGGGACAAAGAGGAGTGGAAGCGTCAGCAGCAGGAATGGAAGATGCAATGGAAGCAGCAGAAGCACGAATGGAAGCAGCAGCGTCATGATTGGAAAAAGCAGCATGCGGCCAATCAAGATGAAGTCGGCATGCAGCAGGATTGGGTTAACGAAGACAGCGATATCGACCTGGAGCGATTGAGACAGGAGCCGGATTTTCTCAAAGACGATCATTTGTCGTCTATGCCGGGGGACAAGCAAGAGGCGTCAATGCCATTGGAAGAGGATGCAAAAGCCCGCCCAAAGAAGGAGAAGTGCCAGGACACGGCGAAAAAGCACGGCTCGCAGTGGTACAACCCGGACGCCCGCAATTTCGGCGGATTTATAGGCGACCTGCACTTGGGAGAGGATGTGTGGGAGCTGCAGGACATGAATATCTCGCACTTCATTGGCGACACTGTATTGGATTTGACGAAGGCAGAGGTTCCTTACGGCGAGACAAAGCTGACGATATCTGCCTTTATCGGTGACATTAAAGTGTTTGTGCCGCACGACATGGAATTAGAAGTCATGGTCGTCTCCTCCTCATTTCTCGGAGACAAGACCATATTGGACCGGCATGAGGGCGGATTGTTCAAGCATTCCACCTACCGGTTGTCGGATTATGACTATTCGGAGAAGCGAATTCGTATTGTAGCCAGCCAATTTATCGGTGACTTGCTGGTTCAGAGGGTTGGGTAAGGGATGAGGCTGTCGCGATTTAATTTGAAATGGCAGCTGGTGCTGTATGGCTTGCTGACGGTCTGCTTGTCCGCGCTTTATTTGTTCGTCTTTTTGCGGTATGGAACGCAATGGATCGACGCATCCGAGTGGCGCTGGGCAATCTGGTGCGGGCCATTGCTCATTGCTGTAGCCATCGGCTATTTCTCGGGCCAGCAGCTCCAGCGGAGGATGGACAGCCTGTATGTAGGCATCTTTCAGCTGCAGAAGGGCAATTACTCGACCAGACTGCCGGCCATCGGGAGGGACCCGTTCGCCAAGCTGTTTGACGACTTTAATGAATTGGCCGAATCATTGGAAATTCGACTGAAGCACCTGCAATCGCTTGGCGAAGAAAATGTCCGGTTGCAGGCAGAGTCTAACGAACAGGCGGTGCTTGGAGAGCGCAGAAGGCTGGCGCGGGATCTCCATGATACAGTCAGCCAGCAGCTGTTTGCGATTCATATGTCAGCCTCGTCGTTACCGAAGGTGCTGGAGCGTGATCCGGAGAAGGCTGCTGCTGTTGCAGAGCAGTTGATTCACATGTCCTTTGCGGCACAACGGCAAATGCGGGGGTTCATTGCCCAACTGCGCCCGCTGGAACTGGAAAATCGTTCATTAACGGAGGCGCTGGAACGGTGGTTTCCCGATTATTGCAACCATAACAATCTGAAGGGCAGCCTGAATATATCGCTGCGCAGTCCGCTTCATGACGCACTGGAGCATCAGCTATTTTTGATTATTCAAGAGGGCATGGCGAATGTGGTGAAGCATGCGGATGCCAAGCATGTCAAGCTTACCCTGCAGGAAACCAGCAGCCAGGTGCTGCTGCAAATTGCGGATGACGGGAAAGGCTTTGTGCAGCATGAGACAGGCGCCGGTTCGCATGGCTTGTCTACAATGCGGGAACGGGCCGGCAAGCTGGGCGGCCAGCTGGAGATATCCAGCCGGAACGGGGAAGGCTGCCGGGTGAAGGTGAGCATTCCCAAATTACAGCCGGCAACCGACAGCGGAATGAAGGAGGACGGGCAACATGGGGAAGCCGAATGAGAGCATCCGGGTATTCATCGTAGACGATCATGATATGGTCAGGCTCGGATTGCGCACGTATATGATGATCGAAGACGATATTGAAACGGTGGGGGAGGCTTCCAACGGGAAGGAAGCTGTAAGCTGGGTGGAGAACTGCGAGGAAGAGCGGCAGCCGGATGTCATCTTGATGGATCTGATGATGCCGGAGATGGATGGGGTCGAGGCTGCGCGCCGCATAATGGAAATGCGGCCCCATGCCAAGATCGTCATGCTCACCAGCTTTCTGGAGGACGAAAAAGTCGTGCAGGCGATCGAGGCAGGCGCGCATACGTATGTATTGAAGACCATGGCATCCGATGAACTGATGAAGGTAATTCGTTCGGCCGCTGCGGGCATGCCTGTGATGAAGCCGGATGTTTCCCAGGCGCTTACCCGCGGCCTGCGTCAGCGGATCTCGCAGGTGCCGGATGAATTGACGGCAAGGGAGAAGGAAGTGCTGCTGTTGATTGCAGAGGGAAAGACGAATAAGGACATTGCCGAAGAGCTTCATATCAGCATCAAGACAGTCAAAACCCACGTCAGCAACCTGCTGCTAAAGCTGGAGCTGGAGGATCGAACCCAGCTCGCCATATACGCTCATCGCAAGGGATGGGCCTGACAGGATGTATACGCAAACGCTTGGAAGGGCATCCTATTCCAAACATCGCTTTTGATCGAATAAACGAGACAAGGGGATTGGATAGATGATACCGTTGGATTCCAGGCTCACGGGCTGCACCATGTCCTATGAAGAGGCGAGCCGCGCGTTAAAGAAGGAACAATTTGTACTAGGCGGAAATTGGGATTACGATCACGGTTCCTTCGACCGGGCGCTCGATGGCGTGCAGAAGGTATGGCTTCGCCTTCCCTTCTCGGTTACGAGCGGGGAGCTGGCAGGCGACAGGGAGGAGCAGCGCACGGAAATTCGATTTGACCAGCCCTTCCTGCTAAACCATGAGTATCGCGAGGGGCTGGACCCGGAAGCGGATTTCATGACGTATAAAGGACTTGTCAACCAATTTCAGGATCCCGTCGATCCGGATGGCGAACTGGAGCCGGAATGGATCGAGGTCGGCCGGCACGCTTTGAAGAGAGTCGAGGCGCTGCTCTTATAGCAGGATGCTAGAAAAAAGGGCCGTGACTACTGGCTCTTTTTTGTGCTGTTCCGGCATAATGTTGAAGCATGTCAGGCTTTTATGTTTCTTTTAGATCGTATTAAGGTACATTTAAGGTAAACGATGCATGATAGAGACATAGCCAAGGTGAAAGGGAGGAATCGGAGATGGATGAGAAAGACAAGCAAAACCGTGATTACAGTGACTTTTTCTCGGAAAAGCGCGAACAACCGGAAGTGAACCGATCTCATATGGAAACCAATCAACCGAGCGAGGAACCCGTTTCAGAAGCAGAAGTGGAGACATGGAGGCCAGAGCGTCGGGAATATCACTACTATTCGTATAGCAGCAAGCATGATGCGAACGATCTCCAGGAGATCTCCCCTCCTCTCACGAAATTGGAGGAGCTGCCCTCATCGCAGGTTGCCGTGGAGGTTCCGCCGGCAGAACAAGCGAACCCCGCCGGACCCAAGTCGAACTGGAGCGCCGCGCCCCGGAAAAAGAGCGGCTTCCGGCGCGCGTTCCTTGCATTTCTTGCAGGAGCTGTTGTCATGGGCGGCCTGATGTTCGGAGCGGATCATTACAATTTGTTCACCGGCGGCGCAAACGGGGGAGCAAGCGGGGCAGCGCCCGTCAGCGGCAGCGGCACGCTGGCTGCGAACAGCGGCGAGGGCGGCTCCGGGGTCAGAACTGCCAATCTGGACGTCGTGCGGCCCAGCGATATTAGCGGTATCGTAGATCAGGCCAGCCCGGCCGTAGTCAAGATCGAAACGTTCGTAAAGGGAAGAAGCGCGTCCAGCGGCAGCAGCTTGTTCAACGACCCGTTCTTCCGCCAGTTTTTCGGCGATGACTTCTTCTTCTCCCGTCCGGAAGCTTCTCCGCGCAATGCGGATGAGCTGCAGCCGGCAGGGATGGGGACCGGATTTATCTTCGACAAGGAAGGGTACATTCTGACCAATCAGCACGTGATTGGGGATGCTGATGTGATCCGGGTGTACATTCAGGACTACAATAACAATGAGCCTGTTCAAGCCGAGCTTCTGGGCAGCAGCTATGATTTGGATTTGGCTGTGCTCAAAATCGAAGGCTCCGGCGAGTTCCCTACATTGCCGCTTGGCAATGCGGATCAGACCAAGGTTGGCGACTGGGTAGTCGCGATCGGCAACCCTTACGGATTTGACCATACTGTGACGGTAGGCGTGCTGAGCGCGAAGGAACGGCCGATTACCGTACCTGATTCACAGGGAACGCGGCAGTACGAGCACTTGCTGCAGACCGATGCCTCGATCAATCCCGGTAATTCAGGCGGTCCGCTTCTGAATTTGAATGGCGAGGTTATCGGAATCAACACGGCGGTCAATTCGCAGGCGCAGGGCATTGGCTTTGCTATTCCGACCTCGACGATCACCCAAGTGTTGGACAATCTGAAGAACAATGAGAGCATTCCGAAGCCGTACATTGGCATTTATATGGCGGACCTGCAGGAAGGCTGGCTGCGGGAGCTGAAGGTGGACAGTACAGACGGAGTTGTCATCCAGTCGATCATCGAAGGAAGCCCCGCAGAAATGGCAGGACTGCGGCCTTATGACGTCATCCTGCAAATTGACGGGAAGACGATCAAAAATACCGAGGAGCTGTCCAAGACCATTCAGGCCAAGGCGATTGGCGACAAAATCGAAATGACGGTGTCTCGTGACGGAACCAAGGCAACGACAGTCGTAACCATAGGAGACCAAAATGCTTCCTGAACGGTCGAAAATGCGGCAAGCTGAATTGGCATGAAGGATGGAAACGCGACGAAAAAGCGGGGATGGCCCCGCTTTTTCCTATGTGAAGGAAGCGTTTGGCTCATGGTATAATAGGGGGCAAAGG encodes the following:
- the liaF gene encoding cell wall-active antibiotics response protein LiaF: MNGYYWNRVFIGLLLIGIGGIFLVNRIYGLDINIGYIFKTYWPLILIYFGLAGMIQHRRWHDGFDGSIFWNLIYIVLGLYFLGRNLDLLHFGFGDLIMYAIPAVLILVGLQMIFRPSSHKHSGSKHWDKEEWKRQQQEWKMQWKQQKHEWKQQRHDWKKQHAANQDEVGMQQDWVNEDSDIDLERLRQEPDFLKDDHLSSMPGDKQEASMPLEEDAKARPKKEKCQDTAKKHGSQWYNPDARNFGGFIGDLHLGEDVWELQDMNISHFIGDTVLDLTKAEVPYGETKLTISAFIGDIKVFVPHDMELEVMVVSSSFLGDKTILDRHEGGLFKHSTYRLSDYDYSEKRIRIVASQFIGDLLVQRVG
- a CDS encoding response regulator, which codes for MGKPNESIRVFIVDDHDMVRLGLRTYMMIEDDIETVGEASNGKEAVSWVENCEEERQPDVILMDLMMPEMDGVEAARRIMEMRPHAKIVMLTSFLEDEKVVQAIEAGAHTYVLKTMASDELMKVIRSAAAGMPVMKPDVSQALTRGLRQRISQVPDELTAREKEVLLLIAEGKTNKDIAEELHISIKTVKTHVSNLLLKLELEDRTQLAIYAHRKGWA
- a CDS encoding HAMP domain-containing sensor histidine kinase codes for the protein MRLSRFNLKWQLVLYGLLTVCLSALYLFVFLRYGTQWIDASEWRWAIWCGPLLIAVAIGYFSGQQLQRRMDSLYVGIFQLQKGNYSTRLPAIGRDPFAKLFDDFNELAESLEIRLKHLQSLGEENVRLQAESNEQAVLGERRRLARDLHDTVSQQLFAIHMSASSLPKVLERDPEKAAAVAEQLIHMSFAAQRQMRGFIAQLRPLELENRSLTEALERWFPDYCNHNNLKGSLNISLRSPLHDALEHQLFLIIQEGMANVVKHADAKHVKLTLQETSSQVLLQIADDGKGFVQHETGAGSHGLSTMRERAGKLGGQLEISSRNGEGCRVKVSIPKLQPATDSGMKEDGQHGEAE
- a CDS encoding YugN family protein; its protein translation is MIPLDSRLTGCTMSYEEASRALKKEQFVLGGNWDYDHGSFDRALDGVQKVWLRLPFSVTSGELAGDREEQRTEIRFDQPFLLNHEYREGLDPEADFMTYKGLVNQFQDPVDPDGELEPEWIEVGRHALKRVEALLL
- a CDS encoding S1C family serine protease, with the translated sequence MDEKDKQNRDYSDFFSEKREQPEVNRSHMETNQPSEEPVSEAEVETWRPERREYHYYSYSSKHDANDLQEISPPLTKLEELPSSQVAVEVPPAEQANPAGPKSNWSAAPRKKSGFRRAFLAFLAGAVVMGGLMFGADHYNLFTGGANGGASGAAPVSGSGTLAANSGEGGSGVRTANLDVVRPSDISGIVDQASPAVVKIETFVKGRSASSGSSLFNDPFFRQFFGDDFFFSRPEASPRNADELQPAGMGTGFIFDKEGYILTNQHVIGDADVIRVYIQDYNNNEPVQAELLGSSYDLDLAVLKIEGSGEFPTLPLGNADQTKVGDWVVAIGNPYGFDHTVTVGVLSAKERPITVPDSQGTRQYEHLLQTDASINPGNSGGPLLNLNGEVIGINTAVNSQAQGIGFAIPTSTITQVLDNLKNNESIPKPYIGIYMADLQEGWLRELKVDSTDGVVIQSIIEGSPAEMAGLRPYDVILQIDGKTIKNTEELSKTIQAKAIGDKIEMTVSRDGTKATTVVTIGDQNAS